The Lipingzhangella halophila genome segment ACACGGCGCGCCAGCAGGGGCATCGTGCTCCCGATGACCGCCGCCCACGTGCAGATCGCGATGACGGAGCCCGCGACCGCGATGGAGACTCCGCCCGGGACCACCACCCACCCGATCAGCAACGCGATGGCCGCGAGGATGCACCCGAGCATGAACCCGACCCGGCACTCCTTCCAGGCGACCTTGGGCAGGTCCCGGACCCGCACCTCGCCGATCGCCAGGGCGCGCACGATCGCGGTGGCCGACTGCGAGCCGACGTTACCGCCGGTGCCCATCAGCATCGGGATGAACAGCGCCAGCGCCGTGACCTCCTCCAGGGTCGCCTCGAACCCCTGCAGGACCGTCACTGTGAGCGTCGAGGCGATGATGAGCAGGAACAGCCAGAGCACCCGCGCCCGCGCCAGGCGCGGCACCGTGACGGCGACATAGTGTCCCGCGACCGGGCTGGCCGCCGACTGGCGCGCGATGTCCTCGGAGTCGGCCGCCTCGATCAGCTCCAGGGCGTCATCGAACGTGAGCAGCCCGACGAACCGCTCCTCGGAGTCCACGACCGGCAGCGCCACCAGGTTGGCGTCCTGCATCAGGCGCGCGGCGCCCTCGGCCGGCTCGGTCGCCTGCACGCGGGCGACCAGGACGTCCACGATGTCCTTCAGCAGGGTCTCGTCGTCGCTGATGACAAGATCGCTCAGCTCGACGGTCCCGGCCAGCCGCCGGCCGTCGTCCACCACCGGCAGCGTGTAAACGATCTCGGCCTGGGAGCCTTTCGCCCGGACGACCTCCAGGGCCCGGCCCACCGTGAGGTCGCGGTGCAGGATTACGGTCTGGGGCGTCATGTACCGCCCGACCGACTCCTCGGGGTAGCCGAGCAGCGCCGCTGTCATCTTCCGCTCGGCCGGGCTCAGGCCCGCGAGCGCCCGCGTCGCGATCTTGGCGGGTGCCTCCCCGATGAGCCGCGCGCGGTCGTCGGGGTCCATCTCCTCCAGGAGCTCGTGGAACGCGGAATCGCGCAGCCCGAGCAGGATCTCGTGCTGGTGTACCGGATCGAGCTCCTCGAAGACCTCCAGCTCGCGGTCCTTGTCCAGGAGCCGGAACGGGACGATCGCGAGTCGGCTGTCCATGCGTTCGAGCTCGTCGGCGATCTCGTACGGGGGATGCTCAGCCAGCCAGAGCCGGATATCCGTGAGGTCGTTCTGTTCGACCAGTCGGGTGAGTTCCGCGTGCTCCTCGTCGGCCATTGCTTCGCACCCCCTCGTCATCCCCTACCCCGGACATGCCGGCCGGGGTCATGCAGGTCATCAGGGCCACCCCGAGACACCCGCGGCCCACCGCGACCGAAAAGAGCAGTTGACAAGCGGGTGGACGTATCGCGCGACCGGATCCGGTGACATCCCATCACCCGCGGACCGGGCCCGCGGGTGGCCGCCGGCCACACAGGGGGCAGCGCGCCATAGGACAGTGTCGCCCCCGCTCCCGGGGAAGCACCCTGACCCTACCGGCATGCGGACCGCTGGCGCGCATCTGGGCGCGCCGTACACCCGCGCGTACCCGAGAGGGTGCGGGTCAGGTCCGCCAGACCACCACGAGGGCGCAGTCGTCGTTCTTGTGCTTGCTGAGGGAGTCCACGACAGCGTCGGCGCCGCGCCCGAACCCCTTGGTGACGAGCTGCTCGGACTCCCCGAGTAGCCGGTCCACCCCTGCGTCGAGGTCCTCCCCCGGCGTCTCGATGAGGCCGTCGGTGTAGAGCATGATCGCGTCGCCCGGGCGCAGCCGCCCCTTCACCGGCGTGTAGCTCATCTGGGAAACGACACCGAGCACGACTCCCTTGGCATCGGCGGTGCTCCAGGTGCCGGCGCCGCTGTCGTACTGGGCCGCCGGGGGGTGGCCGGCGGAGGCGATGAGGTAGTCGCCGGTGTCGAGGTCGACGCTCAGGTGCACGGCTGTGACGAACCCCTCACCCACCGAGGTCCGCATCAGGTAGTCGTTGCAGTGCGCCAGGAACTCGTTGCTCGGCACCGCGCTGATCAGCCCGCCGAACGCGCCCGAGAGCAGCAGCGCGCGGGTGGCGGCGTCGACGCCCTTGCCGGAGACGTCGACGACGGCCAGGTCGAGGCGATCGCCGTGGCGCATGGAGACGACGAAGTCGCCGCCGAAGGACGAGCCGCCGGCCTGCCGCAGGACCGCCGTCCCGCCCCATCCGTCCGGTAGGCGCGGCAGATGGCCCTGGGCGACCAGGCGGTCGCGTAATTCGAGCAGGATGCGCTCACCGCCGAGGCCCTGGACCCCGAGCCGTTCCCGCACACCGGACAGCAGGTAGGCCAGGACGGCGGTGACTCCGATTGTCACCAGCAGGCCCGGCCCCACCCGCCCGAAGTCGAGCTGGAACGCCACGAACAGCAGCACCGCCGCCACAACGCAGAGCAGAAAGGCGAGGCTCTTGCGCTTCAGCAGCAGCCCACCCGCCAGGACGGTCAGGATTACCGCGCTCGGCGGAAACCAGCTGGTAGGACCCCATACGGCCCCGATTCCGATACCGACCGCCAGCGCTACCAGGGTGATCAGAACGAGCCGGTAGCGGAACAGCACCTTGCGCCGGAGCATCGCGACCAGGCGCTGCCACAGCGATCGTGCGCTGCGTGCGAGCTTGGTGGCGGCGTTCATCGTGCCCGCACTGTAGCGCCTACCCGATGCCCTGACACGGGGCTCCGGTGGCGCGACCGATGCGGTCGCCAGTAGGGGACATCCTGAACCTGGTCCAGCGTGCGCCCGAAAAACCACACAGCAAAACGCATGGTCCAGTATGGGCAAACAACCGCCGCCACGTCAGGCGCCAGAAGGGTTCTCGGGCCAATTCGCCGGAAATTCCCTTCTTGGTCGATCAACAATGCGGTCTTGGGTCGGTACAGATCCCCGGACCCCGAGCGCGGGCAGGCGCCCGGCGGCCCGTGGCGGACATGCGGCTACGCGAGCGGCGGAAGCTCCCCGGTGCGCTCGAAACGGCTGATCATGTCGATTCGGCGGGTATGGCGCTCGTCGTCGCTGTAGGACGTGGCCAGGAAGGTCTCAACGAACCGCGTCGACTCCGCCAGCGGATGCATCCGGCCGCCCACACTGAGCACGTTGGCGTCGTTGTGCTCGCGGGCCAGCCTCGCGGTCTCCTCGCTCCACGCGAGCGCGGCGCGGACTCCGGCGACCTTGTTCGCGGCCATCTGCTCCCCGTTTCCGGAGCCACCGATCACCACGCCCAGCGCCCCCTCGTCGTCCGCGACCGCCCGCGCGGCGCGCAGAACGAAGGGCGGATAGTCGTCAGTACCGTCATAGACAGCGGGACCGGCATCGACCACCTCGTAGCCCTGTTTCTCCAGGTGGGACACGAGGTGCTCCTTGAGCTCAAAGCCCGCGTGGTCGGATCCAAGGTATACACGCACGCCCATAGTGTGGCAGGTCAGCGCCCTGACAACGACGCCCGCCCCGCGGGTGCGGGGCGGGCGTGAGCGTATGGGAAGCGTCGGCTACGACGCTGCGGCGCCGAGCGAGGCGATGCTCAAGCCCATCGCGGCGAACGCCACCATCGAAACCACTGCGATGAGATTGACCAGGACCAGGGCCCTGACGTCCTTCCACAAAGGCGGGGCCTTCGACACCTTCGGCTTGCTCAACTCGCACCTCGACTCAGACTCGGACCGGGATTCGGACACATAATGTCATAACCCGCAACGCCCGACAGCGCTGCCTCGATTCCGCAACGGCATGATCCCCACCACGTGAGATCGCTCACCACCGCGCACCGCGTATCCACGCCCGCGCCGGGCTCACTAGCCGAGCTGCACCGACTTCACCTCGCAGAACTCCTCCAGCCCGTGCACGCCCCACTCGCGGCCGATACCGGACTGCTTGTACCCGCCGAACGGGCTGCGCGGGTTGAAGCCGGCACCATTCACCTCGACCTGGCCCGCCCGGATCCGCCGGGCCACCGCCAGACCGCGGTCGCGGTCGCCCGCCCACACAGCGGCGTTGAGCCCGTAGATGGTGTCGTTGGCGATCTCGACGGCCTCGTCCTCGTTGTCGTAGGGGATCATCACGAGGACCGGGCCGAAGATCTCCTCCTGGGCGATGCGCATGTCGTTGCGGACGTCGGCGAAGACGGTCGGCTGGACGTAGTAGCCCGTGCCGTGCCCCTCAGGAGTTTCCGCGCCGCCGGTGACCAGCCGCGCCCCCTCCTTCACGCCGACGCTGATGTAGTCGCGTACCCGGTCGAGCTGGGCCTTGGAGACGACCGGCCCCATGCGGGACCCCTCGTCGAAGGGGTCGCCGGGAGTGTGGGCCGCCGCGGACTCGGCGGCGACCCGCACGGCCTCGTCGTACTGGTCGCGGTGAACGAGCATCCGGCTGAGCGCGTTGCAGCTCTGCCCGGTGTTGCGCATCACGTCGGCGACGCCGCGCTTGACCGCCTCCTCCAACTCGGCGTCCGGCAGGATCACGTTGGGTGACTTGCCGCCGAGTTCCAGCGCGACCTTCTTCACTGTGGCCGCGGCAACCTCGCTCACCCGCTGGCCGGCCCGGCCGGACCCCGTGAACGAGACCATGTCGACATCGGGGTGGGCGGCGATGGCCTCGCCGACGACCGGCCCGGTGCCCGAGACGAGGTTGAAGACCCCCGCCGGCAGCCCGGCGTCGTGGAAAACCTCGGTGAGAGCGTACGCGCCCAACGGGGCGACCTCGGTGGGCTTGAGCACCACGGTGTTGCCCGCCGCGAGCGCCGGAACCACCTTGAGCACGATCTGGTGCAGCGGGTAGTTCCACGGGGTGATGGCACCGACCACGCCGACCGGCTCGCGGACCACCAGCGAGGTGCCGACCTCCTCGCCGGTGAAGAAGCGCTCGCCCACCTCGTCCAGCAGTTCGAGGTAGGTCTTGAACATCACCATCGGCAGGCCCGCCTGGACCTTGGTGGCGAACTTCAGCGGGGAGCCGACATCGGTGGCGATCGTCGCCGCGATGTCCTGCATGCGTTGCTGGAAAAGTTCGAACGCTCGCGCGAGGTGCGCGCGGCGCTCCGCCACACTCAGGCCGGACCAGGAGGGGAAGGCGGCGCGGGCCGCCCGCACGGCGCGGTCGACGTCGTCTGGGTCACCCGCCGGAACGGAGTCGATGACCTGCTCGGTCGCAGGGTTGATCACGTCGAGGGCCTGGTCCGAAGCGGAATCGGACCAGGCCCCGTTCAGGTAAAGGGATCGCATGGCACCCACTTTCCCAGAACGAGATTCTGGTAATCGCGGCGCGGGTCCTTCCCCAAGACGGCGGCGGGTCAGTCCCAGTGCGGCGGGCGCTCCTCCAGCAGCCGGGCGGTGTCATCGCCCGAAACGAGGCTCCCGCCCCAGCCGGCGTCGCGCTCGTCAAACGGAGTGTCGGGGAGGATCTCCAGGTCATCCTCGTACAACTCGACCTGCCGCTCGTCGTCCGGTGCGCTCATCTGTCACGCCCTTCACGCATGCGATGACTTCGTCAGTTGAGGATCTCAGTCGAAGATCGGGTTGCGGTCACGGCTCCGCTTGAGCTCGAAGAAACCGTCGGTACCGCTGACCAGCAAGACGCCGTCCCAAAGCCGACCCGCTTGCTCCCCGGTGGGGGCAGGCGAGATGACGGGACCGAAGAACGACACGCCACCAACCGAGATCACCGGGGTGCCGACCTCGTACCCGACCCGGTCCATGCCGTCCTCGTGCGACCTGCGCAGTGCCCCATCGTAGTCAGTGGAGCCGGCGGCGCGCGCCAAATCCTCCGGCAGGCCGGATTCGGCCAGCGCGGACCTGATCGTCTCGTCCGTCAAAGGCTCCTTGTGCAGGTGGAACCGGGTTCCCAGAGCCGTGTAGAGAGGCCCAAGTACCTCGTTGCCGAAGCGCTGCTCCGCGGCGATGGCGACCCGCACCGGCCCCCACGCCTCCGCGAGCCCGCGCCGGTACTCTTCCGAGAGCTCCCGGCCCTCGTTCAGCATGGCGAGGCTCATCACGTGCCAGCGCGCCCGCACGGGGCGGACCTGCTCGACCTCCAGCAGCCAGCGGGAGGAGATCCAGGCCCACGGGCATTTGGGGTCGAACCAGAAGTCGGCGGTGACCGGTTGTTCGCTCATCCTGCGTTCCTCCTCGTTGTGACTGGTGAAACACGCCCTCCGCGCCGGCCGCAGTATGTGGCGTTACGCCCCTTCCCAACCTCTTCGCCGGGTTCCGCATTCCGCGCAGGTGCGTGGCAGGATCGGTAGCGACGGCAATCAAGGTCAGTAGGGCCATCAGGTCGCGCCCGACCGCGCGGCCGGCGAACAGCGATCCCGGCCGGCGAGGACGGCGGCCGTGAAGGGAGCAGGACGTGGCGGGCAATCTGACACGCGACGAGGCGCGGGAGCGTGCGCGAATCCTCGACGTCTTCTCCTATGACGTCGAACTCGACCTCTCCCAGAGCGACCAGACGTTCCAGTCGACGACGACGGTTCGCTTCGACTGCTCCGAGCCGGGCGCCACCACCTTCATCGAGCTGGTCGCGCCGAAGGTGCACAGCATCGAGCTCAACGGGCGGGAGCTTCCGCCGGCCAAGGTGTTCGACGGTGCGCGCATCACCCTGCCCGACCTGGAGTCCAGCAACGAGCTCCGGGTGCTGGCCGACGCCGCCTACATGCGAACCGGCGAAGGCCTGCACCGCTTCGTCGACCCGGTCGACGGCCGCACCTACCTGTACACCCAGTTCGAGACCGCCGACGCGCACCGGATGTACGCCTGCTTCGACCAGCCCGACCTCAAGGCGCGGTTCGAGCTCCAGGTGTTCGCCCCGGCGGACTTCGAGGTCGTCTCCAACTCCGCGCCGGACGTCGCCGGGGTCCCGGTCGAGGGCCCCGCGGGCGAGGACCCCAAGAACCGGTGGCACTTCCCGGCGACCGACCCGATCTCGACCTACATCACGGCGCTCATCGCCGGTCCGTACCACGTGGTGCGCGACGAGCACGACGGCATACCGCTGGGCGTGTACTGCCGCGCCTCGCTCGCGGAGTACCTGGACGCCGACGCCGTCCTCGAAGTCACCAAGCAGGGCTTCGACTTCTACCACCAGGTCTTCGGGCTGCGGTACCCGTTCGACAAGTACGACCAGTTGTTCGTCCCCGAGTTCAACGCCGGTGCCATGGAGAACGCCGGCGCCGTCACCTTCCTTGAGGACTACGTTTTCCGCTCCCGGGTCACCGACGCCCGCTACGAGCGCCGCGCCGAGACGATCCTGCACGAGATGGCGCACATGTGGTTCGGCGACCTGGTCACCATGCGCTGGTGGGACGACCTCTGGCTGAACGAGTCCTTCGCGACCTACGCCAGCGTGCACTCCCAGGCCGCGGCCACCAAGTGGACCGACGCGTGGACGAGTTTCGCCAACATCGAGAAGGCGTGGGCGCTGCACCAGGACCAGCTCCCCTCCACGCACCCGATCGCGGCGGACATTCCCGACATGCAGGCGGTCGAGGTCAACTTCGACGGCATCACCTACGCCAAGGGCGCCTCAGTCCTCAAGCAGCTCGTCGCCTATGTCGGTGTGGATGCCTTCTTCGCCGGTGTGCGCGAGTACTTCAAGGAGCACGCCTGGGGCAACACCGAGCTGGCCGACCTGCTGCGCCAGCTCGAACGCGCGTCCGGGCGCGACCTGAGCACCTGGTCGCGCGAGTGGCTGGAGACCGCGGGCGTGAACACCATGCGCCCGGACTTCGAGGTCGACGCCTCCGGGAACTTCACCAGCTTCGCCGTGCTGCAGGAAGCGTCCCCCGAGCACCCCACCCTGCGGTCGCACCGGCTCGCGATCGGCCTGTACGACCGCACCGACGAGGGCGTCGTGCGCCGCCAGCGCGTCGAGTTGGACGTCGCGGGCGAGCGCACCGAGGTTCCCGACCTCATCGGCACGGCACAGCCCGACCTCGTGCTGGTCAACGACGACGACCTCACCTTCACCAAGGTCCGGCTCGACGAGCGGTCGCTGCGCACGGTGGTCGACGCTGTCGGCGAGATCAGGGAGTCGCTGCCCCGCGCGCTGTGCTTCTCCGCCGCGTGGGACATGACCCGCGACGCCGAGATGGCGGCGCGCGACTACGTCCAGCTCGTGGTGTCGGGCATCGGCAGGATGAGCGACGTCTCGGTGACGCAGATGCTGCTGCGCCAGGCCGTCGCGGCGCTGCACAGCTACGCGGCCCCCGAATGGCGCGACACCGGTTTCTCGCTGCTCGCGGGGCGGCTGCGCGACCTGCTCACCGCCGCCGAGCCCGGCAGCGATCTGCAACTGGCCTACGCGCACGGCTTCGCGGACGCCGCCGCCGACAACGAGCACCTGTCGCTGCTGCAGGGCCTGCTCGACGGCGCGCTCACGGTCGAAGGGCTGGAGATCGACACCGACCTCCGCTGGAGCCTGCTGCGCCGGCTGGTGGCGCGGGGCAAGGCCGGCGAGAAGGAGATCGCGGCGGAGCTCGACAACGACCCCACCGCGACCGGCGAGCGCCAGGCCGCGGGGTGCCGGGCCGCGATTCCGACACCGGAGGCCAAGGCCCACGCCTGGGACCGGATCAAGTCCGCCACCGAAATGGCCAACACCGAGTTCCGTGCGACGCTCGGCGGGCTCACCGAGCCGGCGCACCGCGAGCTGTACCGGCCCTACGTCGAGAACTACTTCGACCTGCTCGGCGACACCTGGCAGAA includes the following:
- the mgtE gene encoding magnesium transporter → MADEEHAELTRLVEQNDLTDIRLWLAEHPPYEIADELERMDSRLAIVPFRLLDKDRELEVFEELDPVHQHEILLGLRDSAFHELLEEMDPDDRARLIGEAPAKIATRALAGLSPAERKMTAALLGYPEESVGRYMTPQTVILHRDLTVGRALEVVRAKGSQAEIVYTLPVVDDGRRLAGTVELSDLVISDDETLLKDIVDVLVARVQATEPAEGAARLMQDANLVALPVVDSEERFVGLLTFDDALELIEAADSEDIARQSAASPVAGHYVAVTVPRLARARVLWLFLLIIASTLTVTVLQGFEATLEEVTALALFIPMLMGTGGNVGSQSATAIVRALAIGEVRVRDLPKVAWKECRVGFMLGCILAAIALLIGWVVVPGGVSIAVAGSVIAICTWAAVIGSTMPLLARRVGVDPAVVSAPMVTTLVDATGLLIYFAIAQAVLGI
- a CDS encoding PP2C family protein-serine/threonine phosphatase → MNAATKLARSARSLWQRLVAMLRRKVLFRYRLVLITLVALAVGIGIGAVWGPTSWFPPSAVILTVLAGGLLLKRKSLAFLLCVVAAVLLFVAFQLDFGRVGPGLLVTIGVTAVLAYLLSGVRERLGVQGLGGERILLELRDRLVAQGHLPRLPDGWGGTAVLRQAGGSSFGGDFVVSMRHGDRLDLAVVDVSGKGVDAATRALLLSGAFGGLISAVPSNEFLAHCNDYLMRTSVGEGFVTAVHLSVDLDTGDYLIASAGHPPAAQYDSGAGTWSTADAKGVVLGVVSQMSYTPVKGRLRPGDAIMLYTDGLIETPGEDLDAGVDRLLGESEQLVTKGFGRGADAVVDSLSKHKNDDCALVVVWRT
- a CDS encoding ribose-5-phosphate isomerase, whose protein sequence is MRVYLGSDHAGFELKEHLVSHLEKQGYEVVDAGPAVYDGTDDYPPFVLRAARAVADDEGALGVVIGGSGNGEQMAANKVAGVRAALAWSEETARLAREHNDANVLSVGGRMHPLAESTRFVETFLATSYSDDERHTRRIDMISRFERTGELPPLA
- a CDS encoding aldehyde dehydrogenase family protein — protein: MRSLYLNGAWSDSASDQALDVINPATEQVIDSVPAGDPDDVDRAVRAARAAFPSWSGLSVAERRAHLARAFELFQQRMQDIAATIATDVGSPLKFATKVQAGLPMVMFKTYLELLDEVGERFFTGEEVGTSLVVREPVGVVGAITPWNYPLHQIVLKVVPALAAGNTVVLKPTEVAPLGAYALTEVFHDAGLPAGVFNLVSGTGPVVGEAIAAHPDVDMVSFTGSGRAGQRVSEVAAATVKKVALELGGKSPNVILPDAELEEAVKRGVADVMRNTGQSCNALSRMLVHRDQYDEAVRVAAESAAAHTPGDPFDEGSRMGPVVSKAQLDRVRDYISVGVKEGARLVTGGAETPEGHGTGYYVQPTVFADVRNDMRIAQEEIFGPVLVMIPYDNEDEAVEIANDTIYGLNAAVWAGDRDRGLAVARRIRAGQVEVNGAGFNPRSPFGGYKQSGIGREWGVHGLEEFCEVKSVQLG
- a CDS encoding mycothiol-dependent nitroreductase Rv2466c family protein, with the protein product MSEQPVTADFWFDPKCPWAWISSRWLLEVEQVRPVRARWHVMSLAMLNEGRELSEEYRRGLAEAWGPVRVAIAAEQRFGNEVLGPLYTALGTRFHLHKEPLTDETIRSALAESGLPEDLARAAGSTDYDGALRRSHEDGMDRVGYEVGTPVISVGGVSFFGPVISPAPTGEQAGRLWDGVLLVSGTDGFFELKRSRDRNPIFD
- the pepN gene encoding aminopeptidase N; translated protein: MAGNLTRDEARERARILDVFSYDVELDLSQSDQTFQSTTTVRFDCSEPGATTFIELVAPKVHSIELNGRELPPAKVFDGARITLPDLESSNELRVLADAAYMRTGEGLHRFVDPVDGRTYLYTQFETADAHRMYACFDQPDLKARFELQVFAPADFEVVSNSAPDVAGVPVEGPAGEDPKNRWHFPATDPISTYITALIAGPYHVVRDEHDGIPLGVYCRASLAEYLDADAVLEVTKQGFDFYHQVFGLRYPFDKYDQLFVPEFNAGAMENAGAVTFLEDYVFRSRVTDARYERRAETILHEMAHMWFGDLVTMRWWDDLWLNESFATYASVHSQAAATKWTDAWTSFANIEKAWALHQDQLPSTHPIAADIPDMQAVEVNFDGITYAKGASVLKQLVAYVGVDAFFAGVREYFKEHAWGNTELADLLRQLERASGRDLSTWSREWLETAGVNTMRPDFEVDASGNFTSFAVLQEASPEHPTLRSHRLAIGLYDRTDEGVVRRQRVELDVAGERTEVPDLIGTAQPDLVLVNDDDLTFTKVRLDERSLRTVVDAVGEIRESLPRALCFSAAWDMTRDAEMAARDYVQLVVSGIGRMSDVSVTQMLLRQAVAALHSYAAPEWRDTGFSLLAGRLRDLLTAAEPGSDLQLAYAHGFADAAADNEHLSLLQGLLDGALTVEGLEIDTDLRWSLLRRLVARGKAGEKEIAAELDNDPTATGERQAAGCRAAIPTPEAKAHAWDRIKSATEMANTEFRATLGGLTEPAHRELYRPYVENYFDLLGDTWQNWTGEFAQSFAEMAYPRHLIEEETLRRTDAYIEAENPPPALRRLLIEGRAGVERALRAQATDQAAGQR